The DNA region CATCTGTTACCAAGTAACGGTGCATCTGAATGGCCACCCACATAGCAACAACCGCTCCAAGGATGGTCTTGCTACGTACCTGTGTATACTACACTACATGCTGTGGGCTACAGGCATTATCAGAGCAGTACTTGACATGAAAACCTAGAGTTTAAACAAAACACCGGCTGCCCAGTGGTTGTAAATGCACCCACTACCTGTTGTTGAGCACAGGAGTCAGAGTCCATTTATCCACTGATGTGTAACAGCAGGGTACAGAtggcctcacacacacacacacacacacacacacacacgcacacacacacacacacacacacacacacacacacacacacacacacacaccatttcttCTCTCATGCTCTTGCTGGCTCAGACACACTCATGCTCAAGTACATCCACAGACTTaaaacactcactcacttacacaCAACAGCACTCACGCAAACACATGCAACCACATGCAGACACTAATGGACTCCCACAATAGTGCAGTCAAAGTCCATTTGCTGAATGAAAGGTGAGGAATAAGTAGGGAGGCAAAGCAGCACTGTGCTGTGGACAGTTATTGTCTGTCTTTTCGTTGTATTACCATGGAAATGCAGCTGCATATTCTTCACACCCAGAGTCCTTATCAACAATAGCAAGCATTCAATGAAGCTCTGAAATGATTTTATCAAAAGGGGACAAGAGCCTCACAGAGGAGTTGGCTGTGTGCCTGAGGAAGCGAACCATCTTGGTGTCAGAGGCGGGGCAGACGAGGGCCATGTAGCGGTTTCTAAAGGTGCCGTAGATTTTCAAGTGGAAGCCGGGTTTGGTCGTGGGGTTTCGGTGCTCTCGGAGGGCCTCCACTCCGTAAGCGGACAGGTCAAAGTACAGGCTGTGGGCACGGATCTCAGGAGTGGGCACCTGGAGTTAAGAGAGAAGTTAGgtaagggagagagaaaggagagacacatttcaaatgtaataaaatatgcCAGGACCAGCAATCGGATTGGTGTCATATTTGACATCATCACCTGGACATTAACTATATGTCTGCTTAGAAAGCCTAATTCTCAACATACATGCACTCtatgatatatgtgatgaaatgacataaaacattacCTACACACCATCCCTGCTTATGTTGCATCTGTCGTTTGAGTGGAGATTAAGAAAAGCTTGATTTTTATTCAGTACTTCAATTTGGCAGTAACTCCCTATTTTCCCTCAAGCCAGAAGTGAtcaattttcttttcagtgacATAAACCAGCCAAGTGGGATCAAACAGCATTTAGTGCCGCCACCAAGGCAGATAGAGAGGGAACAGAGCAGTGGCTGGGAGGGGATAGAAAGGACAGTAGGGCCGACCAGGTCACATATCCTGGGAGGTAAATTCAATCACTGCAGGAAACAGCCAGGGGAGAAATGGGGCCAATAAAAGGCAGCCACACAGACTCTGAGGAGAACGTTGTATGAATGCTTATGTTGGCATAAAATAGCAAGGGAGACTACTTCTGTTTATATATTAGTCAGACATTAGCCTGAAAGCATTTTACGTCAACCTGTTCATATTTTTATCCAAATTAATCCTCTCTATTGTACAGGTTGTTACCGTATATAATCATAAGTGGCATTTATCAACACAACTCCATCTCTATGAATGTCTAGTGATCTGCAGGATGAGGAGCAgactgctgctgtaaatataaTCTGTCTGCATTTGGAATGTCTCCTCCTCAGTGGACCAGCAGGgatgtgatgtttgtttgtcagtCTGTCTGAACAATACTTCTGCCTGAATAAGTGCCCAAAGGCTGGTTAGCTGTCTGTGCTGCAACATATtgcacatatttcacatttcttgtcttgtttactgtctttatttctttatgtgCAGCTTGTATAAAATCAGACAGTCAAAGGAATAATTCATTGAATTAATTTGGGGCATTTTTAGAAATGATTACTATGTGGAGGTGTTCCATTTTCATCTATTCAGAATTTAATGTGCCTCTTGGTAATATCACTGAGTCATCATTCAAGGAAACATCTGCTTATATAATGACAAGTGACCTTTGGCGCAGTATGTGAAAAACATTACAGTGGATGTTTTGATATCTTGATTTATATTCACCTGGCAGGGAACAGATTATGTGTCTGGCCAGGGGGGTGTAATGAATCGAAGGCtttatcatcaccatcacctgCCTCCATCAGAATAACAGCTGCTCTTATCAAATTCGATGAGTAAATCAGAATTGTGTTGATGCTGACATGATCCAACAGTCTGCTGAATTCTAACTGTTTATGTGAGAGTCAGATACCATGTTCAGCTGCTATTGGTCGGTCCACATAACTGTTTGTTCAAATCAGCTTTATGAGCACAAATCAAGTCGCCTTACACTCTAATATCCTGCAATATCCTGTTTCTACTGTCGTCATTCTTTACACAAACAACAACCTGTTGGTTATCACCTCAGTGTGTGCTGAGtgaatactgtacattattagtgtatgtgtacatgcatATGTACAcagattatgtgtgtgtgtccacaccTGTCTCTGGTCTAATCTCTCTATGGTTGCATTAGCTCCGTAGGCATGGCAGGACTCCACAGTGTAGTCGGAGCTGATGCCCAGTACAGAGCAGGAGTCACCACATGACCCATCAGCCACCACGATCACACGCGGCCAGTCATTGTGTGGGATCCGGCGCAGGTATTCCTCTGTGAACTaaaacaacaagagaaaaacaaaaactaatgtTCATAGCCTCATAGAGGTGTGCTGAAGAATAACTTTTCACTGCGCTGTTGTTATCAAATATTTTGTAAAGGAAGAGTTTACAACATTCAAGGAGCTCcaaaaaatgtatcattatgtttttatacataTGTAGGCTAGTTAGGCTACCACCAAACATTTCTGTGAAtcaaattattatattattattacagattttatttaaccaaaatGATTTGAGTTCTTCTTCAAACACTGCCTATTAATCTAAGAGACCAGTTGGTTGTATTGTAATATACCCATACAAGCCATTAAAATGGGCTCCAGAGATTGTGCTTGTCTTGGCAACAGTACATCTCTCTGAGAGATTTATTATCATGCCTGTGTATGCATCACTGCCCCTCAGTAAAAAACCAGGTACTTGCCtgtgcagagaaagagaaagaacagGACAAAACAGTTGAGGAAAGAATGACAGGCTGAAAGGGCCTTACAGGAGCTACAATGACTCAGAGCCGAAGCGATCTATGTTTAATCCATTTAGACCATAGAGAACAGGTACTTTCAAAGACCCCTTTTGCATTCTCAGACCTTTGAAGCAATGATAGACTATAGgagtgggagaaaaaaaaaacagcgaaACACAATGTCCCGTCTAATCAAGAGGAGAGGGTGAACTTGGCAGTGACTAGACGAAATGAAAGATTGTTGTGATCAATGACCCTCTTGACCTTGTCTTCCATCTTCCAAAGGTTGTTGAATCACAGGAAAGCAGGGAGAAGAGAGTGGTGCCAGGAAGGAGAGgcaacaaatacacataaaactCTGATAGTTTCAGAtagtaaataatgttttttaataactGTTTGATGAGATGTAGAAAAAAAccatcaaagtaaaaaaaacactaaaaaaaaacgtCACAATATCCACAGTGACAATAATAGAGCAGTGATAAAGTCTTGCGTCTGGTTTCCAGCCATGACACAAATATTCACTGAACATTTAATCATTGTTTGCCCACTCTGCGCACACACTGCATGCTTTCCCTCTGAGAAACTCTTCAGAGGTTGTTGTGTTAGTGGGTTATTTCTTTGTCCTAAGTTGGGGTCTGGATGGGGTTagggtgggggtggggatgGAAGGGGGGTTGTTCTCATATTATTGTTCTCACGATGCTGGTGTTACAAAGCCCACAGTGAGggctataaaaataaacttaaccTTTTAATATAACAGGGAtacaatttgttatttttatcatCTTGATTAAAATCTTTGCAGTATTTGATGCTGAGTAATGGAGTCAGGtgccaaaacacacagaagcatTTCATTCAATATGTGTTTGGCTTGGCTTAATATCTACAACAATCCCATGTAGATATTCATAGTGAAATCCATTTTATATGCTTCAAATTTGTGAACTATAATTGTGCATTTAACTTTCCACTGgcctaaaaaaaaactgcagcaaGGATTCTCCTCAGGTTTGAGGTCAGCTTACATAACAGGTTATTTCAACTGATGAGCTTTCAGTGTGACATTATACAATGTTGTGCGAAGAGAAGCTTCAGCAGAATTGCAGAGTAGtagctacagtatatgtgtgttgtaaataaacaaattgatctacagaaaatcaaatgtaaaaatgaatgataaatcAACAAAATTGTAATCTATGTATTCCCTTCAGGGCAATGCAAATGATGAGaggaactcacacacacacacacacacacacacacacacacacacacacacacacacacacacacacacacacacacacacacacacaaatcagagGGCTCTTTAAATGTCAGTAAAGAAAGGAGTGAGTTACAGTATCCAACAGCAGCCTTGTTCAGGTTCACTCAAGAGCCTGGGGGGACTGAGGCTTCTGATTGGACAAAGGAACATCTCTGTCACCATCACTGCTGCTGGCTATCAGACCCCTGCTGGAGTGGAGGCACATACACCAGCTTCTTTTCTTTGACCACTGCCACTTAGGGAGGATCAGGTTTTGACAGACTATAAAGGCACAGTATTTACAAGATTAGATGAGACTTGgagtctctctctcatctctacAAAGTCATCACACATTATTTCCAGACCAGTGACGACTATGTATTATTGATATATTTAGTTTAAGATTTATAGCCTGGTTAGAATAGTACATGAGGGTTATTTTGAGTGTAGGATGTCAAAAGGTGATGTGCCTCTATGTTACACATCGACTACGAGATAATGGTTTAGCAAACTGAAAGTTGTAATCAATGAAGAGGCTTTACCTTGGTGCCGAGCTGCACCTTGACGTCCAccttctgttttttctgctccAGGATGCTCAGCAAGTACTCCTGAAACACGCCTATCCTGGTGAAGAAATGCTCGTTGTGCCAGCAGCCCTCCATGTTATCAAAGTCCACCCCGAGTCCCAGCAGAAACTTCACGCTGCGGGGATCCAAAGCGATCTGCTGGGGCCGGCAGAGCAGGGCAGTCCGGTACCTCTCATCCAGCACGGTCAGTTTCAGCACCTTCCCGGAGCGGACAGCGACCAGCGCGGCCGTCAGCCCCACGGGTCCCGAACCCACGATGAGCACCGAGATCCTGGCTCGCCACTGTCTGATGCCGTCCAGGCTCACTTTCACCACCACATACACGGCCACTGCCACCAAAGTGCTCAGGGCAGTGTCGTAGGCTAGAGCGCGATACTTTTCCTCCGCGTTATCCCCGATGCCACCAACTCCAGCGTTTTCTGTCTGCAACCCGTCCATAACGCGAGCGGGAATTATAACGTACTGTGTGCCAGGCGATGCTTGCCGGGAGCCGTATCCTCCCTCACCAATTAGTGGAACGTACTCTCATCGTCTATGCATTCACTGGAAGAGAGGAGCCtccatgcatacacacatcAGACCAGCTGCGACTTGCCACATAAGTCCTCTACGCTCCCTGCTCTGCAAGTTGAGTTGTTGCAGCACGctggactctctctctctctctctctctctctctctctctctctctctcactctctctctcgctctctccctccctccctccctctagCCTGAAGTAAGGTGTATGTTTGGAAAGCGTCAGCACAAAGGGGGCAGTTTAATAGGTATCAGCAGTCTACGCGCAGATGTTTAAATCTGTCATATTTCTGAAAAGGCTTCACAGGACTTCATAGAGTCAGTGGAAAAGTGTCCGGAGGCATGTGATGTGATTCTCCCTTTCTAAAATCCAATAGATGTTTAACAGCAAGCTGCAGGGGCAGGACAGTGTGCTCCGGTTTTACTCCAAGAAACTATTGATTTACTGTTGCTAAAACAAGAGAGGTCGAttccaccctctctctctctctctctctctctctctgtctctctctcgcaAACCTACAGCATAATGCCAAAAGCCTGATTACAAAGTGTACAGACATCTACTGCTATTTTCCAACAATAGGCAGGAGTTGACGTATCTGACTCATCTGATTGGATGATGAGAGTCAACAGAGTCAGTCTAATGTTGCTGGCAGACGAGTAAGACAAGACATTAAACTGCTGTGCTCCAGGAGCCAGAGAAGAGGGGATGCTGGTGAATGCTGCTGCAAATCACATCTGCTTGTTGCAAGCTTCACATCCTCTCTAATCTCTCCTGTAGCCCTCTGTGCCGTGCATTTCCATTTCAATTGACTGTAGCCTATCTGTTACAGGACCATGTTAATTACTGTCTCCATGTAATGTTGTGtgtctttcctttcctttcctttcctttcctttcctctcttctctgtatTAAAGGAAGAGATGGCTGTGAAGAAACTTCACCATGGTGATGGCTCCTCAGAGGACAAGGTCAATTTATATGAAAAGATGTATttatgtgctgctgctgctgacaaaaGGATTGTAATGGCATATTGAACAGAGATGATGATGCAGTGCCATTGCTCTTCTCATTTTTATCTTATACAACTTTTTCTGCATTGTGATGGACAAGTGTTTTGTCTAGACTTTTTCTTCAGGTTGGCATAAAGAAGCTGATTAAATTAATGAATATCTTGTTATTTTGTTCCATATTATCTCATCATATGTCCCCATCATTTTCCTCCCCTCTGCTGCAATCCTTAAATGACCCCAATACATCACATTCATCAGAcaattttgcattttaactAATGCTTTGACCTTTACATCTATTTTGAGCCCCGCTAATAAAATGAGCACTTTGAAGGTGGTGATGACATCAATTTACCTAAGTGACTCTTGATATAAGCCAAAGCTTTTACAGGAGACTGACGGGGAATTTCATATGGTATATTGGTCTAGGCATCAGAAAAGACAAGTGTACAAATCTATAAATCCACTTAAATTGCCAGAAATTCAATGTGACGGGAGACAGGgaaggacaaacacaaacacagagagagagagaaagagagagtgtgtgtgtgtgatatactATGCCTCCAACGGTAATTGGTTTCAACCTCTGCTCAGGTGCCTGGCAACGATCACACTGTCCAGCCAGTCCagatgaaaagagaaatgaagCTCTAATTACGGTGAAGACCTGCAAGCTGGCGGGTGACCACAGACAAGGAATTTCCCCATGAAACGAAAGGAGAGTGGTCACCTGGAAACAAAATGATGAGCTGAAATATTACACAATGGTGCACTGATGATCACTTTAATGTGCTTATTTGCATGGTCTTAATGCAGAGTGCAAAATTGAAATGATGGCTTGGTAAAGACAAATATGACTAAATAAGGTTTCTCTATGTTTCCGGATAGACTTTACCTAAAATGAGATTAGCTGAAGAGTATCTCACCAAGCCCAAGTATTTCCTCACATAATGTACCATGAAATAATACAGTAGAAAACAATTAAGCATCTAAACAACACTTTTGCTTCGATTTCCACATTGGCATGCTAATATATGCAGTTACACAGGGGCGATGGAGATAATCCTTCCACGAAGCCTGGGGATTTGAATGTGTTAATGACATTGAGTGGATCCCTCACACGCCCTACTCTGACACAATCTCGAGCCTGAACAAAGGAGCACAGAGAGCAGGTTTTTATCAGCTTGCCCACATCTTACGGCCAGTAAGTGGTGCTGTGTATAGATCTGAGgtcattaaagaaaataaaaagtaaggCCCCCTACATAATGAATGCAAACCCTCATTGTTTTCAGGCGGTACGACAGCACATCTAAATACAGGATCAATGCCAAGAGGATCGGATAAGGCCACATATTAAATCGCGGTCTTTACAACATCTTTGAATGGCTCGGACAAGCTGAGGTGAATTGAAGAAGACAATCaggaaacagagacactgaCTTAACATGAATCAGAGCATCATGTTTAACCCCACGTGCACAGAGATGTTCACAATGGGCAGAACGTGTCAGAGAAATGCAACAGCTACTCTGAGGCAGAATTTATCAGTGTTAGGTACAAGAAGTTCCAACATGTAGTCTTAACAATATTGATTTTAAGTGTAGCAAATTTACCAAGTTGCATTCTCATCAGTGGTTAACTCATATTCTCTTGTGAATAACTGCAAACTCTACTGATAAGACAGTGCACTCTGAAAATAGATGGTGAAGAAACATACTTTATATACCCAAACACTGCAGTGTGGATGCTATTTCATCATTTGCTTACTCTGAACATCCCTTACTGCAAATTTCCCTCAATTTGAGCCAGACATGTCCTCCTTACTGCCCACTGTGTCAGCATGTGTTTTGGCCTGATCAGAGTGAGACATCTGCCCAAGTCACTATTCTCATGGCATCTCACCAAACACCATGACATGCTGGTGGTTTCATTCAGTCTGTTAACACAGTCCCTCTACCAGATTGTTCTACGATGCACCTGAATAATTGTAATCATCTAAAAGAAAATCTTTTGCTTTATTACACTTAGAAGATTCTTGtagctcttttcttttctccaggCTGCAAAATTTAAGTGAATGATTCCCTTTCTGTTGCGCACAGATAACAGAACTTACACAAACCCCCTGATAGCACACAAGGAAGTCACTTGTTAATTTACATTGAATAGAAAATACCTTTCATTTCACGGCCTTGGCAACACAAACAACCCAGTTCAGTGAGGCAACAGACCAGTCTGGACAAAAGCCAAAATATTTAGCTGACTTTATCTCAAGGACAGACAGATAAATTCTTCTGTGGGAAGACGAACATGATGACTTGGTTCAAATGTTTCTGCTCTCCAACTCTTTAAATAAACATCTTCTTTAGTGTAGGATAGAAGCCAGGGCTCAAAGCTGGAAATTTCAGAGGAACATCCAACACTAGTTCAAAGTATTTGAACTGCCAGCTGTCAATCTGTCCAGCTGCGTCTCAATTAATGACGTGTACAGAGCTGACATACTGAAACGGTGGTGACGTGGGTTCAGGCATCCGAGAACACACTATGACCACAAGGAACAGATCAAATCACCATGGATACTCAGTGTAATAAGGTCAGCGTGTGACGTTGGATGCTACTATCTTAGCAAACTACTGGAAGGTTTACATCAGCAATGAGGAGactagttttttttcccctctagtTTTTGCTTTAATGTAGCCTTGGATTGCCATCCAATAGAGAACATAACAGTACACTGATTCCTCAATTGTTGATCACATATTTTCCTAATGAATTCTTGGTGATTCAGTGGGTAATCAAAACTTTTACTGAAGCATGTGCATATTTGCAGAGGAGAGTCCTTTATTAGAAGCCGTTTCCCTGCAGACACATTTTACAATGAGAAAACTATTCTTAGCCTGATGGTGGCCAAGAATACTCCCATTCAGCAGACCAGCTGCATTAGATAAGAGAGAAAATCTCAACAATTACAGaacaaaatttattttaaaagggaaaaataacttttcacacagataaaaacaaaacctccTGACAGCTGGTataataaaacaacactttATTTTCTTGGTAAGATGGTACAGGGACACAGTTGGTTTCATTATctgctgaaaatgtgaaaactcAAATATCCACATGTAGAACTGCATGTGCAGTGGTTCAGAATTGTATCTCAAGTGTAATAAAACTTACACTATTGGATCTTTCAAGGGACACTTTGCTTGGaacatcatgaaaataaatctttgaaaaatgtatgcAATTTTAAAACATGGCCAATACTAAAGGAATATCTTTTTACAGCCTTGACAACAGCAGGAAGTAAAGTTGAGATACTTTAGTATTTCCTGAAAAAATAGCCTTGACTCCTCAGAGCATCCATAAATACACATGGTCTCAAGAAGGACTAAAGACGTGTGACTATTAAAAAGGTCTGACAGGTGCACCTGTTTTTCCCAGTAGTCCCAAAAACCAGACTGATGAGCCTGATGAGTGCTCTCCAGCTAAATCTGTGATGTTATCATTCTTTCAAGAGAGTATATACTCTCTCACTCACCCCAATTCTGTTTAAATTATGCGTTTTCTCTCACAATTACCCCCAGCCAGATGAATATGTACTTAAGGGCCCTCAGTGTACAGGATTTTGAGAAATTTCTGCCACAACCTCATTTAAGTCAGTACATAATTGAGCTGCTATGAAAAATTCCTATTTTAGATTGTGATACAATGGACATGACAGCCTTGTTATAAGTTAAGTTGGAGTTACAAATTAAAGAGCGTTGTACTCCACACACTTTGATGGATCAGTTGAGAAGTGTTTCTGGCAGATCGTCATCAACCTCTTCAGTCCCTGTAGAGAAAAAATAAGAACAAGGGGAAAGAAAATACAGTTGTCAATGAAATGTATCGTCTACAGCCATGCCAGCAGCTAAAATTTGCTAATAAAGGAATGCCATTAGTTTAGAAAGCAATTGGTCATAAATTCTGCCTGATAACGGCGCCAGAGGAAAAGATAAGGGATCACAAGTTGTTACTATTCATCCAGAGGGGAATATGTATATCTGTACATCTGACATCTGTTCAtctgacaatccatccaatagaccatttccacagcagacatttggacttgtcaaagcaggaacagcacaggtggaattaatAACACTGACGATGGCTGCATTCCACGTAGGTGAGCCAGTTCCAGCTCTTGtgcatgctcactcactgacatggcttAGTGGGACAATTACTGGAATGGAGCCATCGTTAACGTTATTATTTACAACTGTAgctttcctgctttgacaagtcaaaaggTCTGCTGTAAAAGGGGTCTTtagctgttgagacatttcactcaaaaccataaatgtgAACCTTACGGTGGTGCAGAGGAAAGGTcaagggatcatcaaagtcagcaggattcatcaTGTGGGAACAATGAATCCCCGTACAGAATTTTGGACTAATCCTTCAagcagatgttgagatatttcagagGAAGAGTGACTGTGCATTTTCGTTCTGTGAACTCTATAAACGATCATCacagtcagcaggattcatcaTGTGGGAACAATGAATCCCTGTACATAATTTTGGGCTAATCCATCCAGCAGATGTTGAGGTATTTCAGAGGAAGAGTGACTTCTTTTCCAGAATATCTTCTATACGAGATTGCACCATACCATTTCGTatttgcactgcatttgggcagtcagcatCCTCGGTAAAAGCCACAACTCGGTAGAACGCCGTACATGACGAcatgaagagctgcagctcaTTCAGTACTTTTAAAACCAAATGAATAAGTTTACTAAAatctactcagctctgtaaccactgatttttacattttattctatggtcttctcatgaacacAAGTATTCTTGATTTCAATTGGACAAGCATTCATTAGTCATTCTAGTTAACACTGTACTATGTTTATTCTGTATTATTCTTTATCCTTTGTATTTTAACTAGTACTgtgttgtaatgtgttttaattgtgacaagggactgcagatgaaaactagctataagctaactctggtacagtgcATCGAATggcaacatttatgtttaaaactgtacatggtccctttcaaataaataaagaagaaaaaaaatgacctgCTGATGGCAATTGATGAAagggggtcaccaaagtcacaCGGATAAATCCTCTTGacaccatgaatatctgtgccaaatttcatggcaatccatttaaTAATCCATCTAATTAAGATAGACTGTGCTTTACAGACAGGGGAAGAGTAATGTAGTCATTACCAGGCATGCCATGTCACCTAGTGCTGCTAAATTGTTTTTGGCAAGGATGGAAACATTTCATGATGACACCTGATGGATTTATttccttatttcttttttttccctgtcaaATATGCcataattttaacatttctgagatacagtatattgatgTGCAATTTGATGTATAACATCATCTGTTGCCTTCATATAACTACTGTTCATCTATGGCCAGCCAATAACGTCAACCCTTACCTCCTTTGTAAATCTCAGCAATTTGTTTAATGTGGATTTGTGACATATGACAAATGGTAATTCAAACAGGTGTTTTGACCCCCGTGCCAGCGTCGGAAATTAGTTGGGGTCAAGGGCAAAAATGCCCCAGGAAATCTCAGAATGCCCCTAAAAACCGTGATCGAGGGGCAGAAACTGCCCCCAAAAATtcgaaaaaaataattttatctttACGAGTTTAGGTCAATATCCTAATTCTACATGAtgc from Thunnus albacares chromosome 7, fThuAlb1.1, whole genome shotgun sequence includes:
- the si:dkey-234i14.6 gene encoding uncharacterized protein si:dkey-234i14.6, which codes for MDGLQTENAGVGGIGDNAEEKYRALAYDTALSTLVAVAVYVVVKVSLDGIRQWRARISVLIVGSGPVGLTAALVAVRSGKVLKLTVLDERYRTALLCRPQQIALDPRSVKFLLGLGVDFDNMEGCWHNEHFFTRIGVFQEYLLSILEQKKQKVDVKVQLGTKFTEEYLRRIPHNDWPRVIVVADGSCGDSCSVLGISSDYTVESCHAYGANATIERLDQRQVPTPEIRAHSLYFDLSAYGVEALREHRNPTTKPGFHLKIYGTFRNRYMALVCPASDTKMVRFLRHTANSSIMKNIFHQSFNAYKTDIEPRLNDVTLHHMQCSRRLFEIQLSHRRISAAYIEGDNVAVTVEGEAARVLNFDTGCGVNLGMRGLESMGTFIYRTATAVDQNDILEALSAKMQHSRQVAETFKQTGLAESMYD